ACCTAAATCAGTCAGTTTTTGACCTAAAATTGCTTTTGTAGCAAGATTTGCCATCGGAACTTCCGTAATTTTAGATAAGAAAGGAACCGTTCTAGATGAACGTGGATTCACTTCAATTACATATACATTTCCTTCGAAAAGAACGTACTGAATATTCATTAAACCAATTACTTTCAGTCCTTTAGCTAATCTCTGTGTATAATCTACCAAAGTATCAACTTCGCTTTGTGAAATATTTTGTGGAGGATACACTGCAATCGAGTCTCCGGAGTGAACTCCTGCTCTTTCGATGTGTTCCATAATTCCAGGAATGATCACCGTTTCACCGTCGCAGATCGCATCAACTTCAATTTCTTTTCCTACCATATATCTGTCTACCAAAACCGGATGTTCTGGACTTGCGTCTACCGCAAATTCCATATAATGAGCCAATTCTGCTTCTGTATAAACAATTTCCATTGCTCTACCTCCCAAAACGTAACTTGGACGAACCAAAACCGGATAACCGATTTCGTTGGCAATTTTTATCGCTTCTTCTTTTGATGTTGAAGTTTTTCCTAGAGGCTGAGGAATCCCCATTTCCTGAAGGGCTTTTTCAAATTTGTCTCTGTTTTCTGCTCTATCCAAATCTTCCAGAGAAGTTCCTAAAATCTGCACTCCATGAGAAGCTAATTTATCTGCAAGGTTGATTGCTGTCTGTCCTCCGAACTGTACGACAACTCCTTTTGGTTTTTCAAGCTCGATGATGTTCATTACATCTTCTTCCGTTAAAGGTTCGAAGTATAATTTATCTGAAATAGAGAAGTCTGTAGAAACCGTTTCTGGATTATTGTTGATGATAATCGCTTCGTAACCCATCTCTTTGATTGCCCAAACTGAGTGAACCGTAGCGTAATCGAACTCAACTCCCTGTCCGATTCTGATCGGACCTGAACCTAAAACGATTATTTTTTCTTTGTCTGAAGCAACACTTTCGTTTTCTTCTTCATACGTTCCGTAGAAATATGGCGTTTCAGATTCGAATTCTGCAGCACAAGTATCTACCATTTTAAATACCGGCATTATTCCGTTTTCTTTTCTGAAATTGAAGATTTCACGCTCTTTTACATCCCAAAGAACTGCGATATTTACATCGGCAAAACCTAGTTTTTTAGCTTCTAATAAAATGTCTTTATTGAATTTATTTTCAGCGATCACTTTTTCGAAATCAATCAATTTCTTGATTTTCCAGATGAAAAATTTATCTATTTTGCTCCATTCTACGATTTGTTCCCAATCATATCCTCTTCTTAAAGCATCTCCGATGATGAACAATCTTTCGTCATCACACACTCTGATTCTTCTTTCGATTTCTTCTGCCGTTAAAGCTGCAGCCTGTTTAGTTTTTAAACCAATATGTTTAATTCCTGTTTCCAAAGAACGGATTGCTTTTTGTAAAGACTCTTCGAAATTTCTTCCGATGGCCATTACTTCACCCGTCGCTTTCATCTGCGTTGACAATCTTCTGTCCGCTGTTTCGAATTTATCGAATGGGAATCTTGGGAATTTAGTTACTACATAATCCAAAGCCGGCTCGAAACAAGCGTAAGTTTTTCCTGTAACCGGATTCATAATTTCATCTAAAGTTAATCCTACCGCAATTTTCGCAGCAATTTTCGCAATCGGATAACCTGTTGCTTTTGATGCTAAAGCTGATGAACGAGAAACTCTTGGATTCACCTCAATGATATAATATTCGAATGAATGTGGGTCTAAAGCCAACTGTACGTTACATCCACCTTCAATTCCTAATGCTCTGATAATTTTTAATGAAGCATTTCTCAACAACTGATATTCTCTGTCTGAGAGTGTCTGAGAAGGCGCCACAACGATTGAATCACCTGTATGAACTCCAACCGGGTCGATATTTTCCATGTTACAAACTACAATCGCATTGTCGTTTGCGTCACGCATTACTTCGTATTCAATTTCTTTGAAACCTGCAATTGATTTTTCAATAAGACATTGTGTAACAGGACTGTATTTCAATCCTAATTCTGCAATTTCTTTCAATTCTGCTTCAGTCGCAGCAATTCCACCACCTGTTCCACCCATCGTGAAAGCAGGACGAACAATTACCGGATATCCAATTTCATTAGCAAAATTAATTGCTCCTTCCACCGTATTTACGATATCAGATTCAGGAACCGGTTCGTTCAATTCTCTCATCAATTCACGGAACAAATCTCTGTCTTCCGCTCTGTTGATGGCCGAAAGCGTAGTTCCAAGAACTTCAACTTTACATTCCTCAAGAATTCCTGATTTTTCCAATTCTACCGCCATATTCAAACCTGTTTGTCCACCAAGAGTCGGTAAAAGTGCATCCGGACGCTCTTTTCTGATGATGTGACTTACAAACTGAAGTGAAATCGGCTCGATATATACCTTATCCGCGATTTCAACATCCGTCATAATCGTTGCAGGATTTGAGTTAATCAAAATTACCTTGTAGCCTTCTTCTCTCAAAGACAGACAAGCCTGCGTTCCTGCGTAATCAAATTCTGCAGCCTGACCAATGATGATAGGTCCTGAACCGATTACTAAAATTGTTTTTATATCTGTACGTTTTGCCATTTCTAAGTTAGATGTTAGATGCTAGAAGTTAGATGTTAGACTTTTAGCACTGTTTTTTATTTAGATTTAATTTACACATTGTCATTCCGAGGAATCGAGGAATCTTTTATTATCCTAGATTCTTCACTACACTTCGCTTCGTTCTGAATGACAAACTTAATGTTTTTACTTATTCTTAAAATCCTCCATCAACGTGATGAAATCATCAAACAAGTAGTTTGCATCTTCAGGACCTGGACTTGCTTCCGGGTGATACTGAACTGAGAAGCAAGGGTGAATTTTGTGTTTCAGACCTTCGTTTGTTCTGTCGTTCAATGCGATGTGCGTTTCAATTAAATCTGTTTCTTTAAGACTTTCCTGGTCTACTGCATAACCGTGATTTTGGGAAGTAATTGCCACTTTGTTTTTCTCTAAATCTAAAACCGGGTGATTTCCTCCTCTGTGTCCGAATTTTAACTTGAAAGTTTTTGCTCCACAAGCCAAACCGATCAATTGGTGTCCTAAACAGATTCCGAAGATTGGAACTTTTCCTAATAATCCACGGATCATTTCTAAAGCTCCTTGATTATCTTCCGGGTCTCCAGGACCGTTTGATAGCATAATTCCATCTGGATTCATCAATAAAATTTCCTCTGCAGTTGTATCATGTGAAACCACTGTGATGTCGCAATTTCTTTGAGACAACTCTCTGATAATTCCTAATTTAGAACCAAAATCCACAAGTACTACTTTAAGTCCTCTTCCCGGGTTTGCATAAGGTGTTTTTGTAGAAACCTGCTCCACCTGATTGGTTGGAAAAGTCGTTCCTTTTAGCTCTGCAACTACTGTGCTTTCGTCTGCATCAGCGTTTACGATTTTTCCTTTCACAACTCCGTGGTTACGAAGAATTCTTGTCAGTCTTCTTGTATCGATTCCTGAAATTCCTGAAAGTTTTTTCTTTTTAAATAATTCATCTAAAGTAATCTGAGTACGGAAATTCGACGGCAAATCACAAAGTTCTTTTACGATAAGACCTTTGATAGCCGGCTCTATACTCTCATAATCATCTCTATTAATCCCATAGTTTCCGATAAGCGGATAGGTCATACAAACAATCTGACCGCAGTAAGATGGGTCAGAAATAAGTTCTTGGTACCCTGTCATTCCGGTATTGAAAACCACTTCTCCTGCAGTTTCCAATTCTGCTCCGAAACCTTCTCCATGAAACACTTCACCGGACTCCAGTATTAATTTTTTCTTCATTTTTAAATTAGATATTAGATTTTAGAAATTAGAAGTTAGACTTCTTCATTCTGTTATTTTACTTCTTATTTTTTCTATTTTACTTTTTAAACCACCCCGTCAAAAATTCTTTGAATTTTCGCCACCCCTCCAAAGGAGGGGAGTTTGTGGGCGTTTATTTTTCTCGAAACTCGTATCCCGAATCTCTTATTTAAAAGTGTATCCTTCTTTTTCTAAGGCTTCTTTTAAAATTGCCATTCTCGCGAAAACGCCGTTTTGCATTTGTTTGAAAATTCTTGAGCGTTCGCATTCTACCAAGTCTGTATCAATTTCTACTCCTCTGTTGATTGGAGCTGGATGCATGATAATCGCTTCTTTTTTCATCGCTTTTTCTCTTTCTTTCGTCAAACCATATTTTCTGTGGTATTCTGAAGCAGAGAAGCTCATTTTCGCATCGTGTCTTTCGTGTTGAATCCTCAATAACATCAAAACATCAACTTCTTTAATCAATTCATCAACAGATAAATAAGTCCCGTTAATTAAAGCTCCTTCATCAAACCATTGTTCTGGTCCTGAGAAATAAACTTTGGCACCTAATCTTCTTAATGCTTCTGCATTTGAATTAGCAACTCGGCTGTGTTTTACATCTCCTACAATTCCTATTTTTAAACCTTCAAATTTTCCAAATTCCTGATAGATTGTCATCAAGTCTAACATACATTGAGAAGGATGATTTCCTGTTCCGTCTCCTCCGTTGATAACGGGAATTGTAATATTTTTTAATTCATCAAAATATCTGTCTTTCTTATCTCTGATTACAACCAGATTTACACCAAGACTTTCAATCGTTTTTACCGTATCATAAAGACTTTCACCTTTATTAACAGAACTGTTTGCCGCATCAAAAGGAACCACCTGTAATCCTAATTTTCTTTCGGCAATATCAAAACTTGTTTTCGTTCGTGTACTGTCTTCAAAGAAAAGATTTGAGCAAAAAACTTCTCCTTCAATTTTAGCAGTTTTTCCATTAGCAAAAGCCAGTGCTTCTGTTACTATACTGTTGATTCTCTCGGTACTTAGTTCTGTAATCGTAAACATAATATCTTAATTTTTTACAAAAAAAAAGCGAAGAAAATATCTTCGCTTAAAATAAATAAATATCGTAAAGGGCGTCTACGCCCGGTAATTCTAATGATATAAATACTGTGTTATTCATTAGGTGCAAAGATATAACATTTTGGCGAACTAACAAAATCAAAATTCCTATAAAATTAAAAAATCTTAATCTCTCTTTATTTTCATTTTTAAATACTACTTTTGTTAAAACTCAACCTCATTTTTATGGATTTAAAAGACAAAATGATTCTCAGCATCATTCAGGAAGACTCTACCTATTCTGTGAAAGAAATTTCAGAAAAGATTGGTCTTACCTTTACTCCGACTTATGAACGTATCAAACAGCTGGAAAAACAGGGAATCATCGAAAAGTATGTAGGACTTTTGAACCGTGAAAAACTGGGTTTAAATATTGTTGTTTATTGCAATGTTCGTTTGAAAGAACAATCTAAAAAAGTGCTTGAAACATTTGAGAAAAACATTATGCAGCACGATGAAGTTCAGGAAATAATCAGCCTTTCAGGCGAATATGATTATATGCTGAAAATTATCGCTAAAGACATCAATTCTTACAATAATTTCACGGTAAATGTAATTTCAAATATTCCTAATATCGGACAATATCATAGTTCTATCGTACTTCACGAGGTTAAAAAATCTACTAAATTTAAGATTGATTTAGGTTAAAAAATATTTAATCATTTGAAAATGCTTCGACTTCGCTCAGCATGACATTTCTAATACTAAAGTCATTTTCCAGCGGTGTCGTGCTAAGCGGAATCGAAGCATTTAAGAATAGTTTTAGCTTAAAACCATTAACCTAACAATTTGTTTTTTAGTTTATTAAACTGATATTCTATTTTATCCAGACAAAGATTCCCAATACTTCCCTGATGGGTATGATTTAGCTTTCCTATTTCAAAATCAAACTCATTATTTTCAATCTCCTGCCCTACTTTTACATAAGCATCACGGAATGAACTTCCGTTTTTTACTTCTTCATTAATTTTCTCTACACTGAAAAGATATTTATACTTTTCGTCTTCAAGAATTCCATCTTTCACCTGAATATTTGGTAATGTATAACTTAAAATTTCCAAACATTCTTTTAAAGAATCAATTGCTGGGAAAAGAATTTCTTTCGTCAGCTGCATATCTCGGTGATAGCCTGATGGAAGATTGTTCGTCAACAAAATAAACTCATTCGGTAACGACTGAATTCTGTTGCAACGGGCACGAACCAACTCAAAAATATCAGGATTTTTCTTGTGAGGCATAATGCTGCTTCCCGTTGTAAATTCTTTAGGAAAGCTTATAAAATCAAAATTCTGACTTAAATACAGACAAACATCATAAGAAAATTTACCTAAAGTTCCTGCCAAAGTTGCCATTGCCATCGCCAGCATTTTCTCTGATTTCCCACGCGTCATTTGAGCATAAACTGAATTATAGTTCATCGACTGAAAACCTAAATTATAGGTCGTACTCTCACGGTCAATCGGGAAAGACGAACCATATCCTGCAGCGGAACCCAGTGGATTTTTATTAATGATATTTTTAACCGAAAATAACATTTCGACATCATCTAACAACGCTTCTGCATAAGCTCCAAACCATAATCCAAACGATGATGGCATCGCAATCTGTAAATGCGTATAACCCGGAAGCAAAACATTTTTATGCTGTTCTGCCAGTTTAATTAAGATTTGAAAAAATTCATCGGTCAAAGCTGTGATTTCACGGATCTCATCAACCAAATACAATTTAATATCTAATAAAACCTGATCATTTCTCGAACGTGCTGTGTGAATTTTCTTTCCTGTATCTCCTAATTTTTCAATTAAGATAGATTCAACTTGCGAGTGAATGTCTTCCGCAGTTTTATCGATTTCAAAAGTTCCATTTTCGATATCTTCTAAAATCTCTCCCAAAACAGATAACATCTGCTTTGATTCTTCATTCGAAATAATTCCGACTTCTGCCAACATTGTACAATGCGCCATCGAACCTTGAACATCGTATTTTGCCAAACGCTCATCAAAGTCCAGGTCTTTCCCAACTGTAAATTTGTTAACTAATATATTAGTGGCATTGTTGTCTTTTTGCCATATTTTTTTCATAAAATTCTTTTTTTATTTAAAATTTTCTTTTGTCTTGAAACAAAAGAAACAAAAATTCAAGACTGGAAACTCCGACTAAAAATTAAAATTAAATCCTAAAATCCCCAAAACTTGCGCGAATTCAACATTTGTTCCTCAATTTAAAATTAGTGTCGCGCTTCAAACAGTGGGAATTTTTTAACGGATTAAATTTCAATTTTCTTAACGCCTCCGTTTCCTAAGTCAATATTTTTGCGTTTAGGAAACTTCCATCATCCAGCTTCCCGCCTATAAAACTTTTTCTAAAATTTGGATGTAAATCTCAATTCCTTCCGCAATTTCTTCGATGAAAATAAATTCATCCGCAGTGTGCGAGCGCCTACTGTCACCAGGACCGATTTTTACCGATGTACAAGGAATGATTGCTTGATCGGATGAAGTTGGAGAGCCATAAGTTGTCCTACCAATTTCCAAACCAGCCTGTACGAATGGATGTTCCATTTCGATTTTTGATGAATTTAATCTGAAAGACCTTGCCGTTAAAGTCGATTTCATCTGCGATTGAATGATTTCAAACGCTTCTTTATTAGAATATTCATCCGTAACTCTCACATCCAAAGTAAAAGCACACGATTCTGGAACGACATTATGCTGAACTCCGGCATGAATTCCCGAAAGTGTCACCTTAACCTCTCCCAAATAATCCGAAACTTTTGGAAATTTAAAGCTTAAAATTTGCTGCAAATCTTCCATGCATTTTACAATCGAATTATCATCATTCGGATGAGCGGCGTGAGAAGGAGTTCCTTTCATTTCTCCATCAATGACCAAAAGTCCTTTTTCCGCAATCGCCAGATTCATCTGCGTTGGTTCCCCTACAATGGCAAGCTCCACATTCGGGAGCTGCGGAAATAAAGCTTCAATCCCATCAAACCCTGAAATCTCCTCCTCTGCCGTCAAAGCAATAACTAAATTATATTTTAAATCTTCTTTATCAAAAAAATGCAAAAAAACCTGCGCCATCGAAACCAGAGAAGCCCCCGCATCATTACTTCCCAATCCGAATAACTTTCCATCCTTCTCAATGGCAAGAAACGGATCTAAAGTGTAAGCTTTATTTGGTTTTACCGTGTCATGATGGGTATTCAACAAAATTGACGGCTTGAAAACATCAAAATTTTTGTTCACCGCCCAGATATTATTTTTAAAACGTTTTGTTGGAATCTGATGTTTTTTGAAAAAATTTTCAATCTCCATCGACGTATTAAATTCATCCTTGCTGAATGACGGAATCTCAATCAGTTTTTTCAACAAATCTACTGCGTTATTCAGTAATTCTTCTTTATTATAAACAGATTTCAGTTCCTGCATGATGATTTTCTATATGGTTTTTTAGTTCGGTTTCTTTAATTAAGAATACCTTATTGACTTTATTTTTCACAGCTCCCAAAGCGTTTTCTAACTTTGGAAGAATTCCTTTATGAAGTTTCCCTTCCTCTTTTAAGATTGAAAACTCTCCTTCGGAAATATTTTTTATAACAGATTCTGGATTGTTTACATCTTCCAAAACGCCTTCTTTATCGAAACAATACAACAATTCAACATCATATTTTATTGATAAAGCCTGAGCAATCACCGAAGCAATCGTGTCTGCATTTGTATTAAAAAGATGTCCTTTTTTATCATGAGTAATCGCTGAGAATACAGGAACCAATTCAAGCTTCAATAACTTTGAAATCAACTTTCTGTTGACGCTTTTTTCAGTAATATCTCCTACAAACCCGAAATCTATTTCGGCGTGTTCTCTTTTTTTAGCCTTAATTAAGTTGGCATCAGCCCCCGAAAACCCCATTGCTTTGCATTTTTTATGCTGAAGTTTCGCCACAATATTTTTGTTGATTCCTCCCGCATATACCAT
Above is a genomic segment from Chryseobacterium mulctrae containing:
- the carB gene encoding carbamoyl-phosphate synthase large subunit, which translates into the protein MAKRTDIKTILVIGSGPIIIGQAAEFDYAGTQACLSLREEGYKVILINSNPATIMTDVEIADKVYIEPISLQFVSHIIRKERPDALLPTLGGQTGLNMAVELEKSGILEECKVEVLGTTLSAINRAEDRDLFRELMRELNEPVPESDIVNTVEGAINFANEIGYPVIVRPAFTMGGTGGGIAATEAELKEIAELGLKYSPVTQCLIEKSIAGFKEIEYEVMRDANDNAIVVCNMENIDPVGVHTGDSIVVAPSQTLSDREYQLLRNASLKIIRALGIEGGCNVQLALDPHSFEYYIIEVNPRVSRSSALASKATGYPIAKIAAKIAVGLTLDEIMNPVTGKTYACFEPALDYVVTKFPRFPFDKFETADRRLSTQMKATGEVMAIGRNFEESLQKAIRSLETGIKHIGLKTKQAAALTAEEIERRIRVCDDERLFIIGDALRRGYDWEQIVEWSKIDKFFIWKIKKLIDFEKVIAENKFNKDILLEAKKLGFADVNIAVLWDVKEREIFNFRKENGIMPVFKMVDTCAAEFESETPYFYGTYEEENESVASDKEKIIVLGSGPIRIGQGVEFDYATVHSVWAIKEMGYEAIIINNNPETVSTDFSISDKLYFEPLTEEDVMNIIELEKPKGVVVQFGGQTAINLADKLASHGVQILGTSLEDLDRAENRDKFEKALQEMGIPQPLGKTSTSKEEAIKIANEIGYPVLVRPSYVLGGRAMEIVYTEAELAHYMEFAVDASPEHPVLVDRYMVGKEIEVDAICDGETVIIPGIMEHIERAGVHSGDSIAVYPPQNISQSEVDTLVDYTQRLAKGLKVIGLMNIQYVLFEGNVYVIEVNPRSSRTVPFLSKITEVPMANLATKAILGQKLTDLGYKNGLVPNKEGVFVKVPVFSFSKLTKVDISLGPEMKSTGEVMGKDTTLEKALYKGLVAAGRKVPMHGSILFTVADKHKQEAADLAARFHEVGFRIWATEGTAKFFGEQGIPCKIGYKIGEESVNLIDLIQKGKVQYVVNTMTKGKQSERDGFQIRRMSVENGVPCLTSMDTVEAILKVIESMSFKMETM
- a CDS encoding carbamoyl phosphate synthase small subunit, encoding MKKKLILESGEVFHGEGFGAELETAGEVVFNTGMTGYQELISDPSYCGQIVCMTYPLIGNYGINRDDYESIEPAIKGLIVKELCDLPSNFRTQITLDELFKKKKLSGISGIDTRRLTRILRNHGVVKGKIVNADADESTVVAELKGTTFPTNQVEQVSTKTPYANPGRGLKVVLVDFGSKLGIIRELSQRNCDITVVSHDTTAEEILLMNPDGIMLSNGPGDPEDNQGALEMIRGLLGKVPIFGICLGHQLIGLACGAKTFKLKFGHRGGNHPVLDLEKNKVAITSQNHGYAVDQESLKETDLIETHIALNDRTNEGLKHKIHPCFSVQYHPEASPGPEDANYLFDDFITLMEDFKNK
- a CDS encoding aspartate carbamoyltransferase catalytic subunit encodes the protein MFTITELSTERINSIVTEALAFANGKTAKIEGEVFCSNLFFEDSTRTKTSFDIAERKLGLQVVPFDAANSSVNKGESLYDTVKTIESLGVNLVVIRDKKDRYFDELKNITIPVINGGDGTGNHPSQCMLDLMTIYQEFGKFEGLKIGIVGDVKHSRVANSNAEALRRLGAKVYFSGPEQWFDEGALINGTYLSVDELIKEVDVLMLLRIQHERHDAKMSFSASEYHRKYGLTKEREKAMKKEAIIMHPAPINRGVEIDTDLVECERSRIFKQMQNGVFARMAILKEALEKEGYTFK
- a CDS encoding Lrp/AsnC family transcriptional regulator, translating into MDLKDKMILSIIQEDSTYSVKEISEKIGLTFTPTYERIKQLEKQGIIEKYVGLLNREKLGLNIVVYCNVRLKEQSKKVLETFEKNIMQHDEVQEIISLSGEYDYMLKIIAKDINSYNNFTVNVISNIPNIGQYHSSIVLHEVKKSTKFKIDLG
- the argH gene encoding argininosuccinate lyase, translating into MKKIWQKDNNATNILVNKFTVGKDLDFDERLAKYDVQGSMAHCTMLAEVGIISNEESKQMLSVLGEILEDIENGTFEIDKTAEDIHSQVESILIEKLGDTGKKIHTARSRNDQVLLDIKLYLVDEIREITALTDEFFQILIKLAEQHKNVLLPGYTHLQIAMPSSFGLWFGAYAEALLDDVEMLFSVKNIINKNPLGSAAGYGSSFPIDRESTTYNLGFQSMNYNSVYAQMTRGKSEKMLAMAMATLAGTLGKFSYDVCLYLSQNFDFISFPKEFTTGSSIMPHKKNPDIFELVRARCNRIQSLPNEFILLTNNLPSGYHRDMQLTKEILFPAIDSLKECLEILSYTLPNIQVKDGILEDEKYKYLFSVEKINEEVKNGSSFRDAYVKVGQEIENNEFDFEIGKLNHTHQGSIGNLCLDKIEYQFNKLKNKLLG
- a CDS encoding M20 family metallo-hydrolase — translated: MQELKSVYNKEELLNNAVDLLKKLIEIPSFSKDEFNTSMEIENFFKKHQIPTKRFKNNIWAVNKNFDVFKPSILLNTHHDTVKPNKAYTLDPFLAIEKDGKLFGLGSNDAGASLVSMAQVFLHFFDKEDLKYNLVIALTAEEEISGFDGIEALFPQLPNVELAIVGEPTQMNLAIAEKGLLVIDGEMKGTPSHAAHPNDDNSIVKCMEDLQQILSFKFPKVSDYLGEVKVTLSGIHAGVQHNVVPESCAFTLDVRVTDEYSNKEAFEIIQSQMKSTLTARSFRLNSSKIEMEHPFVQAGLEIGRTTYGSPTSSDQAIIPCTSVKIGPGDSRRSHTADEFIFIEEIAEGIEIYIQILEKVL
- the argB gene encoding acetylglutamate kinase, with protein sequence MKEKLYIIKIGGALIDDEELLNEFLEQFSNIQEKKILVHGGGKLATTLADKLGVEQKMINGRRITDKDTLDIVAMVYAGGINKNIVAKLQHKKCKAMGFSGADANLIKAKKREHAEIDFGFVGDITEKSVNRKLISKLLKLELVPVFSAITHDKKGHLFNTNADTIASVIAQALSIKYDVELLYCFDKEGVLEDVNNPESVIKNISEGEFSILKEEGKLHKGILPKLENALGAVKNKVNKVFLIKETELKNHIENHHAGTEICL